The Archocentrus centrarchus isolate MPI-CPG fArcCen1 chromosome 1, fArcCen1, whole genome shotgun sequence genome includes the window TGTTCCCTGTAACATTAGgtggctcaaaaaaaaaggtctttccAAAGAATACAGTGTCGACTGTGTGTTCAAATAAGCATTTCTTTCCTAATAAATTAGCAATGACAACCTTAAAAGGCTATAATATATCAGATGTCATGTTGTCAGCTTGTCACACTAAACCCAAGTGGCAAAACAATAAATTAGCACATTGCATTTAACGTTGCTGTTCAACGTTGCTGCAAGCACTGAAACAGTCAATCAGCATTTGCCATTATAAGGGACGGTGCAGCACTGCCAGGATTCAAACCAGGGAGCTGCAGTTTATTGTAGCATGTTTATAATAACTATAAGTATTTTATAAAtgtatcatttttaaaaaaaatcttaattaaCACACTGTCAGCTGGGCAGTAGCTCCCAATAACCAATCAAACTGACCACCAAATAAGTTTTACAAAGCTCCTGTACAGGCAGCTTCCCCATATTCATCCCATTCATGCTTTCTCCTTATCCCTTCTTCACACTCCCTTTACCATCTCCAGCAACGTGATTTGATGTGCTGACTTTCCTTCCTTACTTGCCGGTTGTCACCTAATTTTATTCTTCAGCTGATGACGAGCCCCAGGTGGCACAGAGCCCTGCCAAaccaaaagctgaaaacagttttacagatggGCGCTACCGCAGGGTCGCCCTGCGTATGGGTTTACGCAATTAAATGAGTACAGAGGAAGGAAATGTGCGATAAGAGTTAGAGGAACAGTTTGGTGAAAAGCCTTTAGATTAAGAAATGTGAATCTTCATGCATGCTCCTGTTGTGACATCAATTCGTTGAATTTCCACTGCAGGAGCGTGGTATTTTAATTGAATGAAGATGAAGACATTACAGTATATTAGTGTATTAGTGATAGCCAGAAACGGAAGGACATACTTTACCATAGCCCACTAGTGTTAGCAGTTTTACCCTGATATGACTGGaaaattagtttaaaaaataaaaatctgttagCTGCTGATATATCCTGTCCATTCAGGCTTTATTTACACAAATACAGATTTGTTTGTGTACAGCGTACTGTGCACAAACAAATCACTTCTCAAGAGACTCTGTACATGTGGGTGTTTGCCTTTCCAGACTGGCCCGGCTCATGTGGGAAACCAGCCATTCCTCCTGCTGTTGTGTCACGTATTGTGAATGGAGAGCCAGCCACACCACACTCCTGGCCCTGGCAAGTGTCCATGCAGGTGAGAATCTCCATCAGTCAATGAGGAAAATTCctataaaaatgaaacaaatagcATCAAAAACCTCACGAGAACGTGAGCAGTACAGTTTCAGTCCTTTTCCTATATTAAGTCACTGACTGACTATATGGCTCTGAGAGTAAACTGAGTCATAAGCCAATTTTGTTCATCGCATTTAatcgatgatgatgatgatgatgatatgttTAGTGAGTTTCATTTCTGCTTGTTTCAGGTCTGGCCGGCCAGTCAGCCTGAACCCAGATTCGCCCATATCTGTGGTGGTACTCTTATTCATAAGAACTGGGTACTTACAGCAGCCCACTGCTTTATAAGGTAAATGCTCAGTTTCCTCACAATACATTTATGTAATAAAAGTATTTCTAGAAATGTTCCAAAGAAAGCTTTTTAAGGCTTtcatttacaaagaaatgacaTTTGAGTAGGACTTGTAATGGAACTTTTTTCCTGCAAAAGTTTTCTTAAACTTCTTAGAAGCCCATTTGTGTAATCTCAGGAGGCAgttattggtgtgtgtgtgtgtgtgtgtgtgcgtgtgcttttACCTCAGGCTTATTACAGTGTGAGACCAATGTCTTGTTAGACATGCCTTGATGCCTTGACTAATGGTCTCCAGTGTTCTTTAGAGAGAAAGCCGCTGGTGCACAGTGGAGCCCTTGGAGGATATATGTGATAGATACATATTTGTAAAACTAGaattcccacagtccaaacagaTGCAGCTTCACTTCATACAATGCACTGGTAGAGCATTATCATTAATTCATTTGCTCATTTCCCACCTAGATATGCAGATGAGCTAGAGCGTTGGCGCATGTGCCTCGGCAAACACAACCTGACCTACACAGAGCCGAGTGAGCGATGCTTCAGTGTATCTGGTATCTATCGCCATGAGGGCTTCAAGTACCCCACAGTGCCCTCGGTGGAGTTTGACATTGCCCTGGTCAGACTGGACGGGGAGGTGATACCCACTGATGAGATATCATATGCTTGCCTTCCCTCCAAGGAGGAAGTCCTACCTGGGGAGAAGAAGTGCTACGCCACCGGCTGGGGAGATGAAACTGGTactgcttttgttgttgtgttcatTAGCAGCCTCACTTTTGCATGTTTATTCTTATATAAAAACTGTAGCCTCATGTTTCAGAGCTGCTTTGAAGTAACACACCACCTTAGAATTGCATAGTTAGCATGCCCTCTGCTGGACTTAATGTGTAAATACCTTTTTTTGTAATGTTCTTGTGTTAAATTGGAAGCTTCTGTGACAATCTACATGGTTTTGTGCGTTTATCAGGTAATTCCCTAAATGCTAAAGCTGCAGAAGCTCTCAACCAGGTCGCCTTACCTGTGGTGCCTTATGACACCTGTAAGAGGATGGATTACTGGTGGTTCCAGGTCAAGACTTCCATGATTTGCTGTGGTTATGCCCTGCCTGATGAGCTCAAGGCTGTTTGTCAGGTAAAAGATCAACAAGACTAGCTATATTGTTGTggccataatttaaaaaaaaaaaaaaaattgttcatacatttgtgttttctgttgtgaCTTTGACAGGGAGATTCAGGTGGTCCCCTGGTTTGCCAGGACAAAGTCGGTGATCCTTGGGAAGTTCATGGTATAACCAGCTTTGGCCCTATTGGCTGCATTATGAATAAGAAGCCCTCTGTGTTCACCCGCTCCTCTGCCTACATCCCCTGGATAACAAATGTCATCCGCAGAGACCTCTACAATGAGCACAGTATGAATCCAGCTCTCTAAACTGACTCAGCTTCCTCACAGTGTCAATATGTGACAAAGTCTAAGTGTAATGCTGGTTTTCATCCTCTGTCCTCCCTATGTAGCATCTGGCTGTGGAGGGCCAAAGGACTTGACTGGAACAGGTGGCACTGTGTCCTCTATGGGTTACCCTGACAGCTACAACAACAGAGCCCGCTGCCAGTGGAACATCCAGGTGCCTGAAGGCAAACTGATCCATCTCCATTTCCACAATTTCTCTCTGGAGGAGAGTGATTTGTGCCTAAATGACAAAGTCAGACTCTCAGACAAAACAGGAAGTCTAGGTATGTGAATATCTGCTTGCTAGATCTGGCTCAAACACTTCAGTATAGGTACTGCAATCTATTGTTACTGTATCTGTGACATTATGCCACAATTATATAACAAATCATTACATTTTCTAAAGTTTGATGATTTGTGATATCAAGATGAAACCTAAAATTTGtcagactgaaaaaaatatctgcacAGCAACCAAAAGCTCAaactagaaaaataaaaagcctcAAAAGTAAAAATACCTACAGGCAGGTGATAAATCTCTGATAAtctctgataaaaaaaatctctggtgTCTCAGCCCTAAATATCTCACACATAAGTGCAGAAAGACGCAATGAATAAGCAGCAGAGATGTTGATTTGGTTGATAACAAATGCAAGCTGTTAGGACAGAGATTTTACCACATTTTCATGTTTACCTCAGGAACCTACTGCAGTTACATCCCTCCTGCAGACATGGTGAGTGATGGGAATACACTTCACATCAGCTTCTCATCTAATGACAAGGTGGTGGACACAGGCTTCACTGCCACCTGGAGGGCAGTGGACCCTACAGAGGGTAAGAAAGGAGAAAGATCTTCCTGGACAAGGGAATATCATCAGGGGAAAAATATTAAGTGTCTCATTTCTATATCCTTTTTAATTCTTCTCCTTGCCTCTTTTCACTCTTCTTGCTGCACTTCAGCTCCATGTGGAGGGAGTTTCAGCAGTGATCAGGGTGAAATTACTTCTCCTAACTGGCCTAATGACTACCAAGCCCAGACTGTGTGCACATGGCGCATCAACATTCCTTCATCAAAAAGTATTCACGTAGCCTTCACTCACTTTGAGCTGCAAGCTGTAAACCTGTTAGGAAATTGTCTGGACTATGTGGAGATCTTCAATGGTGAAACAATGGCATCACTCGGTAGGTCTCTGAGCTTAAAATCTCTGTATAGTGTGTATAATTTATATGTCTGAAGTCAATTGAAGCACAATAGCGAAAAGCTGTAATATATTATTGTCTATTCTGCAGGTCAATTCTGCGGCTTTACCCCTCCACCGCTCATCAACATCCCTAGCAACACAGTCGTCATCCGCTTCCTTAGTAACGGAGCCAGTCAAGAGAAGGGTTTCCGTGGTTACTGGACCACTGACACCAGCATTATTCcaactttacctcctctgcctaGTAATCCATGGGACAACATCACTATCAGTGAGTGTAGTGCTaaagtgtaaaaagaaaaaactgctgtaaatatACTTTAAAGGTTCAGTCGGTCATGTTTTTAGGTTacttaagagaaaaaaagagtgttGTACTCataaacattcacattcacggtgtgtaattatgtcttccaacaaattgatgcaCTATCATAAACTTAGAATGAATCCATTGAAAATACATAAGAGTGGGCACAGGTGTTGTGCGAAATTTTGTTCCCCCGttaaaatctgttccccctgtgtctgGAGCGcgaactgcagccagagaggcggatccAACTGTCTTCATGGcgcttctgatcgatttctcggtaaaaatgacactgtaaaagacttgctggtaaattaatttgttcccatgtcaTAGAGggggaacacaatattttggatggcagaaatatttggttccccccgtgtaactttggcaaataaagagcaaatgttttcatattcacaggagctgttgttcttgatgagaggaataaacactgtaaaagactttttACCGAGAAATTGATCAGGAGCGATCAAGACTGTcggatccgcctctctggctgcgcgctcccgacacagggggaacagattttcacgggggaacagaatttcgcacaacagCTTGTCCTACAGCAGCCACCTTAGCTAGCATTACGCACTTGAGTTGGGAGAGGTtagaaaacagaactcagttgactgcaatctactggtgagattttacacacagTAACTTTAAATTTGTCCTGTTCTTTGCAAGTACAGGTAAATAGtttaaatgctgtaaatacTGATGCAAATATTAGCAGCAAGCTACTGCAaatttttgtacatttattcATGTCTTTGGTGAAAACATAAATGAACTCAAATGTTCAGGTTCAAATCGTTAATTTACATGTTGTAATTTCAGTTTAGACATTGAACATTGTGGATGTGTGAGTGTTAAGCTTTAATGTGCAATGGACCACCGTGACAGAGACTCCTGTAGCTGTTGCTCACGTCCACCCAGCGTTCACCTTCAGAGTGGTTGTTGAACCAGtgttcaaaacagcagcagtcctATGCCTGTCTGGCACAAGGAGTAGGTAGTGTGAGTAAGTGTGAAACAACTGATATCATAGTTCACAGAAGACTGACACAGGTGTCTGAGTGTTGGGACATGGAGTTacatttcacagtttaaaacaaTATAATAGCAACCAAGCTGAAAGTATTACACTGTAAAGCTTAATATTCACAGTACCATAAATATTATTACTGTAAAAATAACTGCTGCTGTAGTTTAAAGACGCTATGCTGCTTGTTAATTGAGCTCCCTGTACTACTGTGCCTCCTTTCTTACTGCAtccttttgatttttatttataaaaagtaTAGTTCATATATTAGTACACATCAAAGTATTACCTTTTTACTTTCCTTGCATATATTTACTGTATTATTGTTACAGATATTAGCTCAAATGGTACAATTTCTTTACCCAGACTGGCCAGAAAATTGTGGCAAACCAGCAGTGAAACCTAATACAGCCACCACGAGAGTTGTAAATGGTGAAGAGGCGATCCCTCACTCCTGGCCCTGGCAAGTCTCTATGCAGGTACTGCCACCTGTTGTGTCTACCTGACAGTCAGTGACAGAGCAGATCTTCTCTTCTAAAAATATTCACATCTCTCTTTTTCAGGCTTCACCAATGTTACCCATACCGTACATGCACGGCTGTGGAGGCTCTTGGATTCATGAAGAATGGATCctcactgctgctcactgcttCATGTTGTAAGATATAACTATAACTATCTGAATTATTGGAATTTAAGCAACACACAGTTCTTGAATGTGGTTATtactgataaactggaaattacAATGCATCAAATGAAAGTGTGAAAACAATGTGACTCTGTGCTCCTGTCTGAGCTATCATCTATATCTGCAGCTCCCCTCAGTTTAAAGCTCTCATTATAATAAGTTTAACCCTTTTGATGtttaacagcaataaaaacactttcaaTGTCACTCTTTTAGCCTGAAATTTGATGGGGAATCTTCAAAGGTATATAGTGCAAAAAAGGAACAGAGGTCATATAGAGGTGAGAGGGAGCTTTAAACCAAGATCTATAATAGGGTGGTATGGTGGTTCATATACAATAGGGTATggtagtgcagtggttagcactcttGCCagacagcaagaaggttccagGTTAAAATCCCAGCTGGGGCCTTTTTGTGTTAAGCTTGCATGTAGTCCCTGTGCCTACATGGTTTTCCTCTTGGTATTCTAGCCTcattccacagtccaaagacatgcatgttaagtTAAGTGGTGATGCTAAACTGGCTGTGGATATGAGATATCTGAATATCTTAAGTGTACAGGATAAACTGGTGTATGAATGTATGGTTAAAATCTGACTTGCAGTTAAAAGGGTTTTGAGTGGTAGGAAGACTGCAAAAGTGCTCCATAAATGCGCGTTTATTACATTAAGGTTGCACCTAAAAGCACAAGCAGCTGCAGTGTAacaaaataatctaaaaataaacaaattagagTGAATTTTTCCTGAGATAACTAACTGTGAGCTAACTGAGATTAGAATAGAGCTAGGTTTGGGGGTCATAACATTATAAAGGCACCTGAGCTGCCATTTCAGAGTGTGGGAAACACATGTGCACGCCCCACATGCTTAATTAATGTTGAATTATTATTGATAATTATAGATGGTAGTTATAAGGATTTTTATAGCAGTGTGGATAGTGTTTAACGGTTGTAACAGTTATATAAAATCAAAATTGACTGAAACCATACTGTGAAGGCATGAAATCTGAACAGTATTTAAGGATTAAGTTTGTGGTTTATCTGTCCAGCATGCATTTTGGCCGCTTTGGTTCATTCTCACTGCTCCCATGGAGTTTTGTTCAGAGAAAGCCACAGTTAACAACTAGCTAGGTGAACATCATGGACTAATCAGTAGGGACCAAAAAGCTGAAAGAGCCAAAAGGCTGCAAAACAGCTGTAGGGAAAATTAAAACCTGTCCTGTCTCCTTCACATTTATCTTCTACTTGATTTCCAGCCCACTGAATATACCCTCCTTCTGGCGCATGTGCCTGGGGAAGCACCACATGAACTCCTCCATGGACATTCCCTCAACAGAGGAATGCTACAAGGTGGATGCCATTATCCGCCACAAAGGATTTGTCTATGAGCAGGATCGCACTGACATCACCAACGACATAGCCCTTGTGCATCTGGCCAAACCTGTCAGTATGACAAGAGAGATCAGCCCCATCTGCCTCCCGAAGCCCGGTATTGTGATACCTGCTGGGATACCGTGCTTTGTCACTGGCTGGGGAGATGAGAAAGGTAGAAGCAGTCACACATTTCAGtttcctgctaaaaaaaaaacaaacccaaaaacattcTAGTTGTAATGATATACCAGGAACTGTCAGTGACCTTACTGAATCTCATGTCTGTGATGATATGATAGTAATGTAATAAATCATGAGTCCAGCTCTCCTTCAGTCTGTACTTGTACCAAAATTAGGAACATCCTGTCTGAGTGACAACGAAAAACTAGTCACAAAAGACACACGAGTGCAAACAGTAggcacatttgtcatgaaataacaagagaacaggcctcacctggacATGAAACTGCCTGCCAATTACCTTTGAGCCtgtgaaaatgtataaaaatggttgCAAAAAACAactaatgcaatacttttgt containing:
- the LOC115780251 gene encoding chymotrypsin-like elastase family member 2A, which translates into the protein MQASPMLPIPYMHGCGGSWIHEEWILTAAHCFMFPLNIPSFWRMCLGKHHMNSSMDIPSTEECYKVDAIIRHKGFVYEQDRTDITNDIALVHLAKPVSMTREISPICLPKPGIVIPAGIPCFVTGWGDEKGNLFPKVAEKLNQAALPIIDFQTCSKPVYWWDTLRPSMICAGYESPDELKSACQGDSGGPLVCATAAGANTAWEVHGIVSFGPQGCIRDKKPSVFTRVSAFSDWIDSNIKKYIYESGKSI